The Synechocystis sp. PCC 6714 genome includes the window TGGTGGGGAAGTGCCCTTGGCTAAGGTGACTACCCTTGCTCCGGAAGATTCGCCCTGGGATGACATTCCCTACGCTGATCCGAATCAGTTGGGAGAAGCATTGCCAGAGCCTACTGTGGTCAAGTCCGGCCGCAAAAACTATCCCATCGTCCGGGGCCAGAATCCCACCGATGCCGGGGTAGCTTGCTTCCAGATGATCAGTCAATATTTTGGTATGCCTTTCCGCCGGGATATCATCCAACGGATTGTTACCGAAGAAATTAAACGCAGTGAGATTCTTTCTCTGCCTATTTGCGGAGCCATTGTCGAGTTGATGGGTTTGACCAGCCAGTTAGTCCGCATCCCCAAGGGAGTTGTAGGGCAAATGCAGGTGCCCTTTCTCATCCGCTGGCAGGACAGCCTTGCCCTGGTCTACGAAGCTGGCGATCGGGAAGTGAAAATTGCTGTGCCAGAACTGGGCCTAGTCAAACGTGACACCAGCGAATTTTTAGAAACCTGGGGAGAGGAAGGGCAAGGAGAAGTGCTGATGATGTACCCCTCCAAGGATACTCCCCAACAACGGTTTGGCCTGAGTTGGTTTTGGCCGGCTTTGGTGAAGTATCGCCATATTTTACTGCTGGTTTTTGTCGCCTCCTTTTTCGTCCAGCTATTTGGTCTAGCCAATCCCCTGATGATCCAAATCATCATTGACAAGGTGATTGTGCAAAACAGCAAAGACACTCTCCAGGTGCTGGGTATCGCCCTAGTTTCCATTGCCATTTTTGAAGCCCTGTTGAGTACCCTGCGTACCTATTTGTTTGTTGATACCACCAATCGCATCGATATGAGTTTAGGGTCGGAAATCATCGACCACCTACTGCGGTTGCCCCTAAGTTATTTTGAGAACCGTCCTGTGGGGGAAATTTCCACCAGGGTTAACGAGCTGGAAAATATTCGCCAATTTTTGACTGGTACCGCCCTGACCGTGGTATTGGATTCGGTATTCTCCGTGGTCTATATCGTGGTCATGCTCATTTATAGCCCTCTGCTGACGGCGGTGGCCCTGGGGATTGTACCCATTTTTGTCATTTTGACCCTGGTGTTTTCCCCCCTCATCCGTCGGCAATTAAGGTTAAAGGCGGAAAGGAATGCCCAAACCCAGTCCTATCTGGTGGAGGTAATGTCCGGTATCCAGACTGTCAAAGCCCAAAACATCGAGTTGCGATCCCGGTGGCAATGGCAGGACAAATATTCCCGGTACGTCGGGGCAGGCTTTAACACTGTTATCACTTCTACCTTAGCTAGTTCCTCGAGCCATTTTCTCAATCAGCTATCGGGTTTGCTAGTGCTGTGGGTGGGGGCATCCCTTGTGCTGGATGGGGATTTGACCCTAGGTCAGTTAATCGCTTTCCGTATCATCGCCGGCTATGTTACCTCCCCCATTCTCCGTTTGACCCAACTCTGGCAAAACTTCCAGGAAACGGCCCTGTCCTTGGAACGGTTGGCGGATATCGTTGATACTCCCCAGGAATCGGAGCGCGATCGCCAAAATATCCCCATGCCGGAAATTGCCGGGGAAGTGAAGTTTGAAAACGTTAGTTTCCGGTTTAAAAAAC containing:
- a CDS encoding peptidase domain-containing ABC transporter, producing MSLTIADYQSFLQEVEPFSQLPAPAIAEIAAKLRPLRFRMGQIILARGKLANHVYFLISGQARLLGYDPGTGYPATMGLLQNGAVIGDNNAIRNVPCETAIASTETICASLTRDEFLALVDKYPELARVYRHQCGRVELFDLLGEQLQRTAQGNVDLRQLTLEMLPQSQVYELKPGSHSLPSDLPEPDQLWLVSSGELEQCPRGSALPSPDSALVLKAQTPVRLIGVPPLPRFFPGNSGRNNGATNGGGEVPLAKVTTLAPEDSPWDDIPYADPNQLGEALPEPTVVKSGRKNYPIVRGQNPTDAGVACFQMISQYFGMPFRRDIIQRIVTEEIKRSEILSLPICGAIVELMGLTSQLVRIPKGVVGQMQVPFLIRWQDSLALVYEAGDREVKIAVPELGLVKRDTSEFLETWGEEGQGEVLMMYPSKDTPQQRFGLSWFWPALVKYRHILLLVFVASFFVQLFGLANPLMIQIIIDKVIVQNSKDTLQVLGIALVSIAIFEALLSTLRTYLFVDTTNRIDMSLGSEIIDHLLRLPLSYFENRPVGEISTRVNELENIRQFLTGTALTVVLDSVFSVVYIVVMLIYSPLLTAVALGIVPIFVILTLVFSPLIRRQLRLKAERNAQTQSYLVEVMSGIQTVKAQNIELRSRWQWQDKYSRYVGAGFNTVITSTLASSSSHFLNQLSGLLVLWVGASLVLDGDLTLGQLIAFRIIAGYVTSPILRLTQLWQNFQETALSLERLADIVDTPQESERDRQNIPMPEIAGEVKFENVSFRFKKQGPLQLNNINLSFAPGTFVALVGQSGAGKSTLTKLLSRLYEPEGGRILVDGLDIGKVELYSLRRQVGVVPQETLLFEGTVQENIALTNPDATTEQIIAAAKVASAHEFIMTLPNGYNTRVGERGATLSGGQRQRIAIARSVLQRPRILVLDEATSALDYITEQQVCINLGDAFREHTVFFITHRLSSVRSADVIVMMDQGSVVEQGSHDELIALKGRYYYLYQQQGAGGDDV